The following proteins are encoded in a genomic region of Desulfosporosinus youngiae DSM 17734:
- a CDS encoding DUF3102 domain-containing protein yields the protein MLYSSVETGRSLTEAKSMVNHGEWGKRLDKLTVAQGGSNSESIPNLSYTQVIIFLGIPEKGRESFICIVMTEKPKAKK from the coding sequence CTGCTTTACAGCTCAGTCGAGACGGGACGGAGTCTGACGGAGGCTAAATCCATGGTCAATCATGGAGAATGGGGAAAGCGGCTGGACAAGCTGACCGTCGCCCAGGGCGGTTCAAATTCGGAATCGATTCCGAATTTGAGCTACACCCAGGTGATTATCTTCCTGGGAATTCCCGAAAAGGGACGGGAGTCATTTATATGCATTGTAATGACTGAAAAGCCTAAAGCCAAAAAATGA
- a CDS encoding DUF2179 domain-containing protein, whose translation MEEVMELILIIIGINVVYVSLYTLRMILVIKGQRILAAILSLGEVLIYIIGLGIVLKNLDNPWNVAAYCIGYGLGVYIGSRIEEYLALGYVTVQVTVDCVEKELPSKLRGYGYGVTSWLADGKDGPRLMMQVLAKRSNERKLNDILNKLCPKAFVVSYEPKNFKGGFWINRIPPFK comes from the coding sequence CTGGAGGAAGTCATGGAGCTTATTCTTATCATCATCGGAATCAATGTAGTCTATGTGTCTCTGTATACTTTGCGTATGATTCTGGTCATAAAAGGCCAGAGAATTTTGGCAGCGATCCTTTCTTTAGGTGAAGTGCTTATTTACATTATAGGATTGGGAATTGTTTTGAAAAATCTCGATAACCCCTGGAATGTCGCAGCATATTGCATCGGTTATGGCTTAGGGGTGTATATCGGTAGTCGAATTGAGGAATATTTAGCTTTAGGTTATGTAACGGTTCAAGTGACTGTGGATTGTGTCGAAAAAGAATTGCCTTCCAAACTACGTGGTTATGGGTATGGTGTCACTTCCTGGTTAGCCGATGGTAAAGATGGGCCGCGCCTAATGATGCAGGTTTTGGCTAAGAGGAGTAATGAACGTAAGTTAAATGACATCCTTAATAAGCTTTGTCCAAAGGCTTTTGTTGTCTCCTATGAGCCGAAAAATTTCAAAGGTGGATTTTGGATCAACCGAATTCCGCCTTTTAAATGA
- a CDS encoding universal stress protein has product MFKKILVATDASEYSRRALRTALEIARTFNAEVELLFVTYLREAYWGYNAVYGILVPQEQIDEAGELALEATLEGIDLSGISLTKKKEQGYPASVILEVIDKENIDLVVMGSHGYGPIAGSVLGSVSQRVVQRAKCPVLIVK; this is encoded by the coding sequence ATGTTTAAAAAAATTTTGGTAGCAACAGACGCCTCGGAGTATTCTCGTCGAGCACTAAGAACCGCTTTAGAAATAGCACGGACATTTAATGCTGAGGTGGAACTTCTATTCGTTACGTATTTAAGGGAAGCATATTGGGGCTATAATGCTGTGTATGGTATTTTAGTTCCTCAGGAACAAATTGATGAAGCCGGAGAACTCGCCTTAGAAGCGACACTTGAGGGAATCGATTTAAGTGGTATTTCCTTGACCAAGAAAAAGGAACAGGGATATCCTGCAAGTGTGATTTTAGAAGTAATTGATAAGGAAAACATAGATTTAGTTGTCATGGGGAGCCATGGTTACGGGCCTATCGCCGGTTCAGTGCTGGGAAGTGTGAGTCAGCGCGTCGTTCAGCGGGCGAAGTGCCCTGTTCTTATCGTGAAGTGA